From the Oncorhynchus nerka isolate Pitt River linkage group LG28, Oner_Uvic_2.0, whole genome shotgun sequence genome, one window contains:
- the LOC115113518 gene encoding chemokine-like factor yields the protein MTGDCSKTTSNIPSLPMEVDTAFLRSLRVVLKLAEMGTMFVACVCFAVASRPKYIAATCMEFVITFSLLLLYTLKLNKKLTLFFWPLVDLLNSLFAAVFILIPSLIAVSTYTVTGTLGGGIVGFIATGLWGVDGCMLFKRVTFNQPRTAATGTVK from the exons ATGACAGGCGACTGTTCCAAAACAACCAGTAACATACCTTCATTACCCATGGAGGTTGATACTGCTTTTCTCAGATCCTTGAGGGTTGTCCTTAAATTAGCAGAGATG GGGACTATGTTTGTagcatgtgtgtgttttgctgTAGCATCCAGGCCCAAATACATTGCAGCTACATGCATGGAGTTTGTGATCACATTCTCCCTGCTTCTGCTGTACACACTGAAGTTGAACAAGAAGCTGACTCTGTTCTTCTGGCCTCTCGTT GATTTGTTAAACTCACTGTTTGCAGCAGTCTTCATACTTATCCCGAGTCTGATAGCAGTGTCCACTTACACAGTGACAGGGACCCTGGGTGGAGGG ATAGTGGGTTTCATAGCAACAGGCCTGTGGGGTGTGGATGGTTGCATGCTTTTCAAGAGGGTCACATTCAATCAACCAAGAACAGCAGCAACTGGCACTGTGAAGTGA
- the LOC115113517 gene encoding thymidine kinase 2, mitochondrial-like isoform X1 → MQSYSSQGKLVRNGEKNKLVICIEGNIASGKTTCLEYFSKTSNIEVLTEPVSKWRNVQGHNPLGLMYQDPTRWGITLQTYIQLTMLDRHLSTISAPMRMMERSIYSAKYIFVENLYRSGKMPEVDFAVLSEWFEWITQNIAIPVDLIVYLQSSPQTCHERLKERCREEEKIIPLEYLEAIHQLYEDWLIKKTSFNVPAPVLVSDQSFSGVRFGGQWSINTLFIRSGVSCDKRQSVGHLCQGFLVFHCWEIVHCSIERQACR, encoded by the exons ATGCAGTCTTACTCCTCCCAAGGAAAGCTGGTGCGGAATGGGGAGAAGAATAAGTTAGTG ATCTGTATAGAGGGGAATATTGCTAGTGGGAAGACAACATGCCTGGAGTATTTCAGCAAAACCAGTAACATTgag GTGCTGACTGAGCCAGTTTCCAAATGGAGGAATGTTCAAGGGCACAACCCCCTG GGGTTAATGTACCAGGACCCTACTCGATGGGGCATCACTCTACAGACCTATATTCAGCTAACCATGCTGGACCGACACCTCTCAACAATA TCCGCCCCAATGAGAATGATGGAAAGGTCCATCTACAGTGCCAAGTACATCTTTGTGGAAAATCTTTACAGAAG TGGGAAGATGCCCGAGGTGGACTTTGCTGTTCTTAGTGAGTGGTTTGAGTGGATCACTCAGAACATTGCCATTCCTGTGGATCTTATTG TTTATCTCCAGTCGTCTCCACAGACCTGCCATGAGAGGCTAAAAGAGAGatgcagggaggaggagaagatcaTTCCTTTG gaATATTTAGAGGCAATCCATCAGCTGTATGAAGACTGGCTGATAAAGAAGACGTCCTTCAATGTTCCTGCTCCAGTCCTTGTGAGTGATCAATCTTTTTCAGGCGTGCGTTTTGGAGGACAATGGTCAATTAATACATTGTTTATACGTTCTGGTGTCTCCTGTGATAAGCGCCAGAGTGTTGGTCATCTATGTCAAGGATTCCTTGTTTTTCATTGTTGGGAAATAGTCCATTGTTCAATAGAAAGGCAGGCATGCAGGTAA
- the LOC115113517 gene encoding thymidine kinase 2, mitochondrial-like isoform X2 gives MQSYSSQGKLVRNGEKNKLVICIEGNIASGKTTCLEYFSKTSNIEVLTEPVSKWRNVQGHNPLGLMYQDPTRWGITLQTYIQLTMLDRHLSTISAPMRMMERSIYSAKYIFVENLYRSGKMPEVDFAVLSEWFEWITQNIAIPVDLIVYLQSSPQTCHERLKERCREEEKIIPLEYLEAIHQLYEDWLIKKTSFNVPAPVLVISADDDLQKMILQYEENREKILSGSNV, from the exons ATGCAGTCTTACTCCTCCCAAGGAAAGCTGGTGCGGAATGGGGAGAAGAATAAGTTAGTG ATCTGTATAGAGGGGAATATTGCTAGTGGGAAGACAACATGCCTGGAGTATTTCAGCAAAACCAGTAACATTgag GTGCTGACTGAGCCAGTTTCCAAATGGAGGAATGTTCAAGGGCACAACCCCCTG GGGTTAATGTACCAGGACCCTACTCGATGGGGCATCACTCTACAGACCTATATTCAGCTAACCATGCTGGACCGACACCTCTCAACAATA TCCGCCCCAATGAGAATGATGGAAAGGTCCATCTACAGTGCCAAGTACATCTTTGTGGAAAATCTTTACAGAAG TGGGAAGATGCCCGAGGTGGACTTTGCTGTTCTTAGTGAGTGGTTTGAGTGGATCACTCAGAACATTGCCATTCCTGTGGATCTTATTG TTTATCTCCAGTCGTCTCCACAGACCTGCCATGAGAGGCTAAAAGAGAGatgcagggaggaggagaagatcaTTCCTTTG gaATATTTAGAGGCAATCCATCAGCTGTATGAAGACTGGCTGATAAAGAAGACGTCCTTCAATGTTCCTGCTCCAGTCCTT GTAATTTCGGCAGACGATGACCTGCAGAAGATGATTCTCCAGtatgaggagaacagagagaagattTTATCAGGGAGCAATGTGTGA
- the LOC115113519 gene encoding uncharacterized protein LOC115113519 has translation MKDGIGDQTPVARKEAFDNYLNYYAQIWSKGNLKLCQEKQVTVGARRFLLLETDPGERFSHLDFYLTAFECVKSGFKDCRAFFSALIKATEVLEMFCVNLFLYPWKKEIKMLKTFTGPFVYCIQPVLTKSTTKSILETIGYHLETDTEYRLTDNADPETAMKMGFELFLARTECEYLLELMGQRSQLECLEILQRRAAPLHNTQAAEETAKDSETEPSQMQKQEETEDKGLSNGCSLVDPGPVETDEGDLTEENRVTASTPGRQQDDGQINLNLEVQPIETTHSPGIRPPRALLNDDRSILEMQQNYPDLAIRQKPIFSKPLGGPPVVRRRLIKENTPEEGSSPANLAGSDVSGLQLISFHATAAPKPHLTEAVPKLQPPEDKAYETTATIHGPTPPQVEVTREGQEADDADELSKLAERIGQLHVHEHKVEEHKVENLKYPVEETALPHASCHDGSPHQDSAGYQSLPLMCHSSLVPVCNIPGCSSCEVADSPHKHVPGRDTIKEPPHTIYVPTSHLDPPVLDLPAADHQPSAGPQHQDMEGPIIQPSEDELLQTYVMVDEP, from the exons atgaagGATGGTATCGGTGACCAAACGCCTGTAGCGCGTAAAGAGGCTTTCGACAATTACCTAAATTACTATGCTCAGATATGGAGTAAAGGTAACCTGAAACTATGCCAAGAGAAACAGGTTACCGTGGGAGCTAGACGATTtttgctgttagagacagaccccgGAGAAAGATTTTCTCATTTGGACTTTTACCTTACTGCATTCGAATGCGTAAAATCCGGCTTTAAAGATTGTCGGGCATTTTTCAGTGCGCTCATCAAAGCCACAGAGGTGTTGGAGATGTTCTGTGTAAATCTGTTTCTTTACCCATGGAAGAAGGAGATCAAGATGCTCAAG ACTTTCACTGGCCCCTTTGTCTACTGCATCCAGCCGGTCCTGACAAAGAGTACCACGAAAAGTATCCTTGAAACAATAGGGTATCATCTGGAGACTGACACAGAGTACCGACTCACAGACAATGCAGACCCTGAAACAGCCATGAAAATGGGTTTTGAGCTTTTCCTGGCCCGAACAGAGTGTGAGTACCTGTTGGAGCTCATGGGTCAGCGGTCACAGCTTGAGTGTCTGGAGATTCTACAGAGGAGAGCTGCACCACTACATAACACCCAGGCTGCCGAGGAGACAGCAAAGGACTCTGAAACAGAGCCCTCACAAATGCAAAAACAAGAGGAGACTGAAGATAAGGGTCTATCTAATGGTTGTTCCCTGGTAGACCCAGGACCGGTGGAGACAGATGAGGGAGACTTAACCGAGGAGAACCGTGTCACTGCTAGCACACCAGGCAGGCAACAGGATGATGGACAGATAAACCTCAACTTGGAGGTCCAGCCCATTGAGACGACACACTCTCCAGGAATCAGACCACCCAGGGCATTATTGAACGATGACCGGTCTATCCTGGAGATGCAGCAGAATTACCCAgaccttgccataaggcagaAGCCAATATTCAGTAAGCCACTGGGTGGACCTCCTGTAGTGCGGAGGCGACTTAtcaaagagaacacacctgaggAAGGTAGCAGTCCAGCCAATTTAGCTGGCAGTGATGTAAGTGGTCTCCAGTTAATCTCCTTTCACGCCACAGCAGCACCAAAACCCCATCTCACAGAAGCAGTCCCAAAACTCCAGCCTCCAGAAGATAAGGCCTACGAGACTACTGCCACGATCCATGGACCAACTCCTCCACAGGTAGAAGTGACCAGAGAGGGTCAGGAGGCAGATGATGCAGACGAGCTGAGCAAGCTGGCTGAGAGGATTGGCCAATTGCATGTCCATGAGCATAAGGTGGAGGAGCACAAGGTGGAGAACCTGAAATACCCCGTAGAAGAGACAGCACTGCCGCATGCCAGTTGCCATGATGGGTCCCCTCACCAGGATTCTGCAGGGTACCAGAGCCTGCCTCTAATGTGCCATTCCTCTCTGGTGCCGGTCTGTAACATCCCAGGCTGTAGCAGTTGTGAAGTAGCAGACAGTCCCCACAAACACGTTCCTGGTAGGGACACCATCAAAGAGCCACCTCACACCATCTATGTCCCAACCAGCCACCTGGACCCCCCAGTGCTAGACCTACCTGCTGCTGACCACCAGCCCTCCGCAGGCCCTCAGCACCAGGACATGGAGGGCCCCATCATTCAGCCCTCAGAGGACGAGCTGCTTCAGACATATGTCATGGTGGACGAGCCTTAG